The following DNA comes from Deinococcus sp. YIM 134068.
GGACCGCTGGCCCGACCTGCTGCGCGTCTCGGCGCGGGTACCGGAGTTCGCCGGATTCACCCAGTCGAGCGCCTCTGGAAAACTCGTGACGCTTCCCGCGTTGACGGACCCCGCGCAGGAGAAGAGCTTGCGGGCTTTCCTCGCCTCGGATACCTACTGGCGGCAGGTCATGGTGGACAAGCAAGTGCCTCCATCGGGAAGCCTTCGGCTGGAATACTCGGTGACGGAACTGGTGAAGGTCGCTCAGGCGGTGAAAGCCGTTCGCCCCAACGCGACCGTTCGCGTCAACACCGCCCTGAACCGCGTGGTGCTGAACGCCGACGTGAAGTACGTTCGCGCCCTGGCCCGGCAGATCGGGGCGGGGGACCGGCTGGCGGCGGAGTACGGCGAACGTGCCCCGGAGTTGAAGTACGACATTCAGCCGCGTGTGGTGAGCAAGAGTGGGTTGAAAGACCTCGGAGGACCTTCAAGGGTGGTGCCGAACCTCACGGTTCTCGTGACGAACCTGCTGAGGCGTCCCGTGGTCTTTGGGGTAAGTTGCGGCGGACAGCTCCCTGTGCATGTGGCCTATGCGAACGGCTCCTTTGTCCGGGAGATTCTCAATGTGGCCTGCACACAGGAATTGGCCTCGCTCCTCATCCAGCCCGGCGAAACGCTCTCCTTCCCCAGCTTCCCGTGGCAGAAGCTCACGGACCTAAAGCCTGGAAAGTACCTGTGGGTGTACGGCAAGCAGACATTCCCCTTCACGCTCAAGCCATAAAAAACTGCCCCACCGATGCGGCGGGGCGGCTTCTTTCCTCTGTCCTTACTTCTTCTTCGTGCGGTAGGAGTCGCCGAAGCGCTTGTTGAACTTGTCCACGCGGCCCTCCGTGTCGACGAAACGCTCCTCGCCGGTCCAGAAGGGATGCACGCCGCTCCACACATCCACATGAATCTCGGGACGGGTGGACAGGGTTTCCATGACGACCTTGCCCTGGTACATGATCTTGGTGGGCACGGCCTTGGGGTGGATGTCTTTCTTCATGTTCTTCCTCCTCCGCCACGTCTGCGGTGCGTAGCGGGCAACCCTGAGAGTATAGCAGGCCGTCACAGACTTGACCAGACGTACCCCTCGTCCCACGGCTCGCCCCGGCGCAGGACGGGGGCGCGCGTGCCGAGGACCCGGTGCCCCCCCTTGACGGCGGCGCGCACGATCAGTCGGGGGTCGAGGTTCGGGTGGAGGAGGCGGGCGAAGGCGACCTCCTCGCGCACGTCGAGGCTCTCCCCACTGGCGACGGAATCGGTGCCGAGGGCGACCTCCACCCCCGCCGCCGCGAAGGCCGTCCACGGGAAGACGCCGCATTCGAGGTGCGTGTTGGAGCGCGGGCAGGTGACGACGGGGCAGCCCGCGCGGCCCGTGCGTGCGATGTCATCCGGGGTGACGTTGACCATATGGACGAGGGTGGGCCGTCCCGCCAGCGCCCCGAGTTCGTCCAGATAACGGACGGGCGTGAGGTCCGGCTCCGGCTCACGTCCGATCACCGCCGCGAAAGTGTCCGGGTAGGGCAGACGGCGCATGGATTCCCAGATGGGGCCGCCCCCGGTGCGGAAGAGGTCGAGTTCAGCGGGATGCTCGGCCACGTGAATCTGCACGGGCAGGCCCTCCCCCGCCGCGTACTCGGTCAGCAGTCGCATCAGGCGGTGGCTGACAGTGAAGGGCGTGTGGGGCGAGAGACCGACGCGCGGCCCACCGGGGCGCTCCAGCCGACGCGCCGCCTCGACGGTGGCCCGCGCCGCCCGGAACACCTCGTCCGCCCGCTCGGGAAAGGGGCTGAGGACCTCGAAGTAGAGGACGCCGGGCAGATCGTCGCGCGCCAGCAGCGGGGCCAGCGCCTCCGCCTGCCACACGATGTCACCGACCGCGCCAACACCCAGCCGCGCGAGTTCGTCGGCCCCGGCGAGCGCCCCCGCCACCCCCCGTTTCTCGCGCTGCGCGATCACGACCTCGGGAATCCAGCGGAAGTACGGCAGCGCCCGGAACTCGTAGGCGCTCATATCGAGGTGGGTGTGGGCGTTCACGGGGGGCGGCGCGATCACGGCCCCGGCCCGCCACTCCCGCGCGTGGGGGTAGCTCGCGCGCAGGGTCTCCGGGGTCCCGGTCGCCGCGATCATCCCCCCGGCCACGACCACTCCCCCCGGCGAGAACCCCCCACCCACGCCCGTGAACAGCACGTCGCAGGTGAGGAGTTCGGGGAGGTGGGAGTCAGGGGAGGCAGCAGACATGAGGGGCATTCTGCCGCGTCGAAATGGACTTCAGCTCAACTGCCGCACTCGCGTCTGCAACTCGCGCGCCACGGCGTCCGGCCCCTGCGCCAGCAGTCCGTCGGGCACGTGCCAGCGCCCCTTCTGCTCGAACTCGGAGGTGAAGAGGCTGGCCAGACCCGTCGCGCGGCGGTCCACCTCCAGGATCACGTCCAGCCCGCCCGTCGCCGGGAAGATCATCATCTCCAGTTCGGAGAGCTGGTACTGCCCGTACGGCGGCTTGAAGCTGAGTTCCTGCACGATGCGCCCGTGGTGGTACTCGACCTCGCTGGCCGAGAGCCGGAAGCCGAGGCGATCCGCCGCATTGATCAGCGTCTCCATGTCGCGGCTGGGGAGAATCTGGAGGTGGTCGGTGTCGCCGGGGTCGGCGGCCCCCGCGATGTCCGCGTCAGTCACCAGCCAGACCGACGTGCCCGGCAGGGTCAGCGGCGTGCCCTGCGGGATGGTGAAGCGGAAGGGCAGTTCGCGCGTCTCGCCGGGCCGCAGGTCGAAGCCGCCGAGGACGGGCCGGGTGAACAGCGTGTGCGTCACGTACTGGTCGTCCTTCCTGTAGCGGGTAGCGAGGCCCATGTTCAGGCGCTCCACGCGCTGCTCCACGCTGCCGCCCTGCACGATCACCGTGCCCGTCAGGTCCTCGCCGACCCGCACCGCGCTCTGGTCTACCCGCGCGTCCACCCGTGCTCCGCCCACGCCGACCGCCGCCATCATCTTCTTGAGAAATCCCATACGCCCTCCCTTACGTGGTGAGTCTCGCCACAGTTCCAGGGGGAGCTTACGATTTCTGAGTCTCCGCAATTCTCCGGGCGTTCATGGCGGCCCCGACGATTCCGGCCTCGTTCTGGAGGGCGGCGGGCACGAGCTGGCTGCGGGTGAGCTGAATCTGGCTCTGCCACTTGTCGGCCTTTTTGCTGATGCCGCCACCGATGATGAAGAGGTCGGGGCTGAAGATCAGCTCCAGGTGCTGAAGGTACGTGCTGGCGCGTTTGGCCCACGCCTTCCAGTTCAGGTCGTCGCGCTCGCGGGCACGGTCGGAGGCCCACGTCTCGGCGTGCTTGTCGCCCTTGAGCCACAGGTGGCCGAGTTCGGTGTTGGGCACCAGAACCCCGTCGTGGATGAGCGCGCTGCCGATGCCCGTGCCGAAAGTCAGCACCATGACCACGCCCCTCACCCCCGCCCCCGCCCCGAAGCGGGCCTCGGCCAGCCCCGCCGCGTCGGCGTCGTTGATGAGGTGGACCTCGCGCCCGGTCGCCTCGGTGAACAGGGCGTCGGCGTCCAGCCCGATCCAGCCCTGGTCCACGTTGGCGGCGCTGAGCGTCTTGCCGTGCTGCACGATGCCGGGAAAGGTCACGCCCACCGGCCCCTCGTGCCCGAAGTGCCCCACGAGCTGCGCCACCACGTCCTTCACGGCGTCGGGCTGTGCCCCGGCGGGTGTGGGGATGCGGTGGCGCTCGGCTGTCAGCTTCCCGGTCGCCGTGTCTACAGGCGCTCCCTTGATGCCGCTGCCGCCGATGTCGATGCCGAGGATCACGCTCATGGGGTACAGCCTAAGCGACGGGGACGCCTCATCGGTAGCGGGGGAAGTGTTCAGCGGTCAGCCGTCAGCTTTTATCCTTCTCCTGCTGACCTCTGACCGCTGAGAGCTGACCGCTACGAAAAAACCGCCCCCACACCGGGAGGCGGTCTGTGAAACTCTGATGGCCTTACTGGTTCCGCGCACCCTTCGCCGCGTCCACAAGGGCGCGGAAGGCTTCCGGCTCGCGGGCGGCGATATCGGCGAGGACCTTGCGGTTGAGGTCCACCCCGGCGCGCTTGAGGCCGTTGATGAAGGTCGAGTAGTTCATGCCGTGCAGCCTCGCGCCCGCGTTGATGCGCTGAATCCACAGGCGGCGGAAGTCGCGCTTCTTGTTGCGGCGGTCGCGGTACTCGTAGGTCGCGGCGTTGAGCAGCGTCTGGAAGGCGTTGCGGTACTGCTTGCTCCGGCTGCCCCAGAAGCCCTTCGCCCGCTTGAGGACCTTCTTGTGGCGGCGGCGGCGGACGGTTCCGGTCTTGACGCGTGGCATCTAGCTCACTTCCCCTTCGGCAGAGCGGCCTTCATGCGCGCCCACTCGCTCTTGGCGAGAACGAAGCCCTTGCCCTTGCTGCTGATCTTGGAGCCGCTCTCGCCGGTGTTCTGGTGGCGCTTGCCACTCTTGAACGCCATCACCTTGCCCGTCGCCGTGATCTTCACCCGGCGGCTGGCGCTCTTCTTGGTCTTCATCTTCGGCATATCACTCCTGTAGCCCGGTGCCACTCCACATCGGGAGGGTCGCCGTCTGGGAGTCCGGGCCGTTTCTCGCTGGAAACTGTTGGCTGCCCGGCCCCGCTTGGCCGAAGAAGAACTATACGCGAGGGGGGCCGGGAGGGGCAAGGGGGAAGGCTCGATATTCCCAGCCCCTCTCGCATACCGACTCAACGAACATGCGGCCTTGCAGCATCCTTACACTCACGCATCTTGGGAGGGCTAGGACGAAGTACTCATTCCCTAGACCAAAGCCACACGCAGCAAAACAGCAGACGAGGGGTTAGGGCGATTTTCCAAGCCCCGCCTTACGGATCGCATTTAAAAGCCGAGTTATAGCCTGCACAACCTCTATAGCAGCGGCACGAACCTCAGCGTCACGAGCCAGGCGTGCGAGGTGTTGGGCAATCCTACGGGCGGCATTCAAAACACGCTCAGCACCCATACGGGAAGCAGCATTCATTCTATCTCCAACTGTACCAGCCACAGCGCCCGGTAGGAGTCCAGCCGTACGGGGTAAGGCCCGAAGGTGAAGGCGCTCCCGCCGAGGCGGTCGGTGGCGTGGTCGCCGAGGTGGTCGCGCAGGACGTGGGAAGGGAGCAACACCTCCTCCTCGCTGAAGTTGTAGGCCTGCACCATCACGCCGAGGGGGTGGTCGCGCCGGAGCAGCAGCACGCGCCCGTCGGGGCTGGGGACGACGTGGCTCTCGATGCTGGCGTGGAGGTGCGGCGTGTCCCGGCGCGTGTGGATGAGGTGGCGCAGGCCCGCATTGACCCGTGCGGCGGGCAGGTCGGGGGCCGTCTCCACCCGCCCCGCCAGCTCCCAGTCCATGCGCGGGCGGTGGACCCAGCGGTTGTCGGGGGCGTGTTCGGGCGTGTCTGTGAAGGCGTAATCGTTCAGGAGCGCGAGTTCGTCCCCCATGTACAGCAGCGGCACGCCGCCGAAGCCGAGGACGACCGCGTGGGCGAGGAGCAGCCTCCGCACGGCGTCATCTACCCGGCCCGCGTCGCCGCCGACCTCCAGCGCGGCCTCCAGCCCGGCGAGACTTGCGCCCGAGCCGCTGATCCGGCGGTCCCCGGTGGCGGGGTTGTACTGAAAGACGAGGCCACGCGCGAAGGAACCGGGAAACTCCCCGCTGTAGAAATCGCTGAGGAAGTGGCGGTGGCCGGGACCGTTCAACCCAGCGCGGGCGGCGTCCTCGTCGCTGATCGCCCAGCCGATGTCGTCGTGGCAGCGGACGTACATGCCCCAGGTCGTGTTCGTCGGCTTGGGCGGAAAGGCCCGCAACGCCTCCTCGAAGAGCCGGGTGTTGCGGCTGGCGAGGGTGGACCAGATTTGGACCATCAGGCTGTTGTGGTAGGCCATGTCCGAGACCTTGCCGTGGTGCGCCCGCGTGCCGAGGTAGTGGATCAGGTCGCCGGGCGCGACGATGGCCTCGGCCTTGAAGGCGACGGCGGGCGCGACGATGCGGGCGGCGGCGCGCAGGGCGCGGGTGAGGTGGTGGACCTCCGGCTCGTTCTGGCTGGCCCCTCCCAGCCGCTTCCAGATAAAGGCGATGGCGTCCAGCCGGAAGACCTCCACCCCCCGGTTGGCGAGGTACAGGATCAGGTCGGCGAACTCCAGAAACACGTCCGGGTTGGCCCAGTTCAGGTCCCACTGGTACGTGTTGAAGGTGGTCCACACCCAGCCCTGAGTCTGGTCGTCCCACGTGAAGTTGCCCGGCGCGAAGTCGGGGAAGACCTCGGGAAGCGTGCGCTCGAAGGCGTCGGGCTGGATGCGGTCGGGGAAGATGTGGAAGTAGGCACGGTATTTGGGGTCCCCGGCCCGCGCCTTCTGTGCCCATTCGTGCTCGCGGGCCACATGGTTGAGCACGAGGTCGAGGACGAGGCTGACGCCACGCCCCCGCAGGCCGCGCGCCAGGGCCGAGAGGTCGTCCAGCGTGCCCAGGTCCTCGCGGACGGCACGGTAGTCGGCCACCGCATAGCCGCCGTCGTTCTCGCCGGGTCGGGGCCTCAGCAGCGGCATCAGGTGGAGGTACTTCACCCCCAGCCCCTGAAGGTAGTCCAGATGCTCGCCCACGCCCTTGAGGGTCCCCGCGAAGCGGTCCGCATAGGCGACGTAGCCGATCATGTCGGGGGTCTGGAGCCAGTCGGGGCGCAGGAGGCGGGCCTCGTCGAGCCGTCTCAGGTCGGCGGGGCGGGCATGGTAGGCATGGAGCAGAACT
Coding sequences within:
- a CDS encoding sporulation protein, giving the protein MGFLKKMMAAVGVGGARVDARVDQSAVRVGEDLTGTVIVQGGSVEQRVERLNMGLATRYRKDDQYVTHTLFTRPVLGGFDLRPGETRELPFRFTIPQGTPLTLPGTSVWLVTDADIAGAADPGDTDHLQILPSRDMETLINAADRLGFRLSASEVEYHHGRIVQELSFKPPYGQYQLSELEMMIFPATGGLDVILEVDRRATGLASLFTSEFEQKGRWHVPDGLLAQGPDAVARELQTRVRQLS
- the ppgK gene encoding polyphosphate--glucose phosphotransferase; translated protein: MSVILGIDIGGSGIKGAPVDTATGKLTAERHRIPTPAGAQPDAVKDVVAQLVGHFGHEGPVGVTFPGIVQHGKTLSAANVDQGWIGLDADALFTEATGREVHLINDADAAGLAEARFGAGAGVRGVVMVLTFGTGIGSALIHDGVLVPNTELGHLWLKGDKHAETWASDRARERDDLNWKAWAKRASTYLQHLELIFSPDLFIIGGGISKKADKWQSQIQLTRSQLVPAALQNEAGIVGAAMNARRIAETQKS
- the rpmI gene encoding 50S ribosomal protein L35, which codes for MPKMKTKKSASRRVKITATGKVMAFKSGKRHQNTGESGSKISSKGKGFVLAKSEWARMKAALPKGK
- a CDS encoding alpha-amylase family protein: MLKSDLGARLRTAFDDDRDAETFLLRLERYGADLQGSLRAVYGEQADALQERLLEVLLHAYHARPADLRRLDEARLLRPDWLQTPDMIGYVAYADRFAGTLKGVGEHLDYLQGLGVKYLHLMPLLRPRPGENDGGYAVADYRAVREDLGTLDDLSALARGLRGRGVSLVLDLVLNHVAREHEWAQKARAGDPKYRAYFHIFPDRIQPDAFERTLPEVFPDFAPGNFTWDDQTQGWVWTTFNTYQWDLNWANPDVFLEFADLILYLANRGVEVFRLDAIAFIWKRLGGASQNEPEVHHLTRALRAAARIVAPAVAFKAEAIVAPGDLIHYLGTRAHHGKVSDMAYHNSLMVQIWSTLASRNTRLFEEALRAFPPKPTNTTWGMYVRCHDDIGWAISDEDAARAGLNGPGHRHFLSDFYSGEFPGSFARGLVFQYNPATGDRRISGSGASLAGLEAALEVGGDAGRVDDAVRRLLLAHAVVLGFGGVPLLYMGDELALLNDYAFTDTPEHAPDNRWVHRPRMDWELAGRVETAPDLPAARVNAGLRHLIHTRRDTPHLHASIESHVVPSPDGRVLLLRRDHPLGVMVQAYNFSEEEVLLPSHVLRDHLGDHATDRLGGSAFTFGPYPVRLDSYRALWLVQLEIE
- a CDS encoding amidohydrolase family protein — translated: MSAASPDSHLPELLTCDVLFTGVGGGFSPGGVVVAGGMIAATGTPETLRASYPHAREWRAGAVIAPPPVNAHTHLDMSAYEFRALPYFRWIPEVVIAQREKRGVAGALAGADELARLGVGAVGDIVWQAEALAPLLARDDLPGVLYFEVLSPFPERADEVFRAARATVEAARRLERPGGPRVGLSPHTPFTVSHRLMRLLTEYAAGEGLPVQIHVAEHPAELDLFRTGGGPIWESMRRLPYPDTFAAVIGREPEPDLTPVRYLDELGALAGRPTLVHMVNVTPDDIARTGRAGCPVVTCPRSNTHLECGVFPWTAFAAAGVEVALGTDSVASGESLDVREEVAFARLLHPNLDPRLIVRAAVKGGHRVLGTRAPVLRRGEPWDEGYVWSSL
- the rplT gene encoding 50S ribosomal protein L20 — protein: MPRVKTGTVRRRRHKKVLKRAKGFWGSRSKQYRNAFQTLLNAATYEYRDRRNKKRDFRRLWIQRINAGARLHGMNYSTFINGLKRAGVDLNRKVLADIAAREPEAFRALVDAAKGARNQ
- the rpmE gene encoding 50S ribosomal protein L31; the encoded protein is MKKDIHPKAVPTKIMYQGKVVMETLSTRPEIHVDVWSGVHPFWTGEERFVDTEGRVDKFNKRFGDSYRTKKK